One region of Chaetodon auriga isolate fChaAug3 chromosome 5, fChaAug3.hap1, whole genome shotgun sequence genomic DNA includes:
- the camsap1b gene encoding calmodulin-regulated spectrin-associated protein 1-B isoform X1, whose product MDVDLCAGGDSTRRKGDLTGVAEGTMDIIPLEMYDSARAKIAANLRWLFAKAYGIDHIPEDLRDPFYTDQYDQEHIKPPVIRLLLSCELYCRVCALILKSEQAASLQSHLSVIQALSRKGIYVVESDDTPVTDGDLACMPIKMSAHMPMIDALMMAYTVEMISIEKVVASVKRFSTFSASKELPFDLEDAMVFWINKVNMKMREITEREHKVKHHPLESPSHQKPDVMHELAHCMLEPEELSEAVRYRREHASGRQLPFFPLLEDLMRDVCDGAALLTVVHCYCPDLMKLEDICLKEVPSIADSLYNIQLLREFANEYLNKSFYLTTEDMLYSPLVLKHNVMVFIAELFWWFETVKPEFVQPRDLQEFKDARAIAQPKSARPSVPISNATKRSFLASPGVADNQSSPEVCNRYFLHPEESDPLKGGPTFSPSHPLLPLRQRQQKQGEDVAGLRNRSNSLTQMDGQPRGSVLAWPDKRQRPLSTLSPYMFHSATDSDADIASGDSVSLARSISKDSLASNVITVTPKHQTSVHQPPQAAIRKVNGHGLMGNVNIEAEEETLVAVARTDGSVTPKRVEGPQATATVGPKPSSESKPAPDSFYLEPLMPAVLKTAKEKSVCLNKEEESGEGPRSSGRGSLRRGDGSTSAVRRKAPCSLNQTFTPSGEEEDLSEEPPQAQAGFRPIVTSSVDPSSREPAGGFYLHSDSEESKAGQGMDAELEDLDEEEEDLDEAVTTKDPNWPRKAFIEEDEEEESAKLQEDMNVKEHEDKDLNGGSGRSSPCLSAHSQASSMASGSVRMTSFAERKAQQQRFGSNHDLRSSASSSQRTTPDGSESSGPLTSSWKLKRDQSPSSPLGGYSRTGDGNGGASVLASELVQLRMQLEEKRRAIEHQKKKMEVLSARQRQKLGKAAFLHVVKKGSGKSDTLPNPLKADIPKDELSGGKGPSSKDDMCVDALRGDKELEGTTPSGALEADKKGNSGSFYLEEELDLNECSRSIELLNDAIGSIQQQMMQLSLQQEMLMKQNVQSPPGATPPPPVTSDKNGDSKAGASFHFVEHLSGTSTAPTRKPPKLSSGRGSRSKPSELKIAKEQSRQASRTLTPTQSGSETLPHPRQLAGGRSPRTEYPDSPRNATAVDTIDRPGSGHIRSATFRLRDEANVRLPTRVDLTAVVASEVSFDECLSSTVRETDLNSSDGSGKENVPSEEVQRSKTHLIEVDLSELKAAEDEEAAEDRTTEGGDGEQKSVMGFFFKDEQKAEDELAKKRAAFLLKQQKKAEEARLRKQQLEAESELKRDEARRKAEEERLRKEEEKTRRELIKQEYLRRKQQEMFEEQGLVKPKTPKPKQKHRPKSVFREESSSDNFSKGSSTSDNLSNAQSGSSLSLASAATNEADSVNSGGAGSQRCDSVESFPGSRNNSRTAERDWDNGSTASSITSMAEYTGPKLFKEPSAKSNKPIIHNAISHCCLAGKVNEPQKNQILEELEKCESNHMMILFRDGGCQFRALYSYFPETEEIQKLTGTGPKSISKKMIDKLYKYSSDRKQFTVIPAKTVSVSVDALTIHNHLWQAKRSAVPKKSSK is encoded by the exons CAATGGACATCATACCATTGGAGATGTACGACTCCGCCAGAGCAAAAATAGCTGCCAACTTGCGGTGGCTGTTTGCCAAAGCCTATGGCATTG ACCATATTCCAGAGGACTTAAGGGACCCATTCTACACAGACCAGTATGACCAGGAACACATCAAGCCGCCTGTCATCcgcctgctgctgtcctgtgAGCTCTACTGCCGTGTCTGCGCCCTCATCCTCAAGTCAGAGCAGGCAGCGTCTCTTCAGTCCCACCTGTCTGTCATCCAGGCTCTGTCCAGGAAGGGCATATATGTTGTGGAAAGTGACGATACACCCGTCACAGATGGGGACCTGGCCTGTATGCCCATCAAAATG AGTGCTCACATGCCCATGATCGATGCCCTGATGATGGCGTACACAGTGGAGATGATCAGCATCGAGAAAGTGGTGGCTTCTGTCAAGCGCTTCTCCACCTTCAGTGCCTCCAAGGAGCTGCCCTTTGACCTGGAGGATGCTATGGTCTTCTGGATCAACAAG GTGAACATGAAGATGAGGGAGATTACAGAAAGGGAGCACAAAGTCAAGCACCACCCTCTGGAGTCCCCCAGCCACCAAAAG cctgatGTCATGCACGAGCTGGCCCACTGCATGCTGGAGCCAGAGGAGCTCTCTGAAGCG GTACGGTATCGTCGGGAGCACGCCTCAGGCCGACAGCTGCCCTTCTTTCCGCTGCTGGAAGACCTGATGAGGGATGTTTGTGACGGAGCTGCACTGCTCACAGTGGTCCACTGCTACTGCCCAGACCTCATGAAGCTGGAGG ATATTTGCCTGAAGGAAGTACCCTCCATCGCAGATAGCCTGTACAACATCCAGCTACTGAGAGAGTTCGCCAACGAATATCTGAATAAAAGTTTCTATCTGACAACGGAGGACATGCTGTACTCGCCACTTGTGCTCAAG CACAATGTGATGGTGTTCATTGCTGAACTCTTCTGGTGGTTTGAGACCGTCAAGCcagagtttgtccagcctcGAGATCTCCAAGAGTTTAAAGATG ctcGAGCCATAGCTCAGCCCAAGAGTGCCCGCCCATCAGTGCCTATCTCCAACGCCACCAAGCGCAGCTTCTTGGCCAGCCCTGGTGTGGCTGATAACCAGAGCAGCCCAGAAGTCTGTAACAGGTACTTCCTGCACCCTGAAGAGTCTGACCCCCT tAAAGGGGGTCCAACCTTCAGTCCTTCCCACCCACTCCTGCCCCTTCGACAGAGGCAACAAAAGCAAGGAGAGGATGTTGCAG GTCTCAGAAACCGCTCCAACTCCCTGACTCAGATGGACGGACAGCCCCGAGGCTCTGTTCTTGCATGGCCCGATAAAAGGCAGAG ACCACTGTCCACACTGAGCCCCTACATGTTTCATTCAGCCACAGACAGTGATGCAGACATAGCTTCTGGTGACAGTGTGAGTCTAGCTCGCTCCATAAGTAAGGACAGCCTGGCGTCCAACGTCATTACCGTCACACCCAAACACCAGACCTCTGTCCACCAGCCGCCACAGGCCGCCATACGCAAAGTCAACGGCCACGGCCTCATGGGAAATGTCAACAttgaggcagaggaagaaactCTGGTGGCAGTTGCCAGGACTGATGGTTCTGTCACCCCGAAACGGGTTGAAGGGCCACAAGCAACTGCCACAGTGGGACCCAAACCTTCGTCTGAGTCCAAACCTGCACCAGATAGCTTTTACCTAGAACCACTGATGCCTGCCGTGCTCAAAACGGCTAAAGAGAAGTCTGTATGCCTAAacaaggaggaagaaagtggTGAGGGGCCCCGCTCTTCAGGAAGGGGTTCTCTACGCCGAGGAGATGGATCGACATCGGCCGTTCGTAGGAAAGCGCCCTGCAGCCTGAATCAAACCTTTACCCCttcaggtgaggaggaagactTGTCAGAGGAGCCTCCACAGGCTCAGGCAGGTTTCAGGCCCATTGTCACCAGCAGTGTGGACCCTTCGTCCAGAGAGCCAGCTGGGGGTTTCTACCTGCATTCAGATTCTGAAGAATCAAAGGCTGGCCAGGGCATGGACGCTGAGCTGGAAGAcctggatgaagaggaggaggatctgGATGAAGCTGTTACTACTAAAGACCCCAACTGGCCCAGGAAAGCCTTTattgaggaagatgaagaagaagagtcagCCAAACTCCAAGAGGACATGAATGTGAAAGAGCACGAGGACAAAGACTTGAACGGTGGCAGCGGTCGGTCCAGCCCCTGTCTCAGTGCTCACTCCCAGGCTAGCAGTATGGCCAGTGGCAGTGTGCGCATGACCTCATTTGCTGAGCGCAAAGCCCAGCAGCAGCGCTTCGGCAGCAACCACGACCTTCGCTCCAGTGCCTCCAGCTCCCAAAGGACCACACCAGATGGATCAGAGAGCAGCGGACCTCTGACTTCCTCCTGGAAGCTTAAGAGAGACCAGAGCCCCTCCTCACCCTTGGGAGGATACTCTCGTACAGGTGACGGAAACGGTGGTGCCAGTGTACTGGCCTCTGAACTTGTCCAGCTTCGtatgcagctggaggagaagcgACGTGCCATTGAgcaccagaagaagaaaatggaggTGCTGTCGGCGAGGCAGAGGCAGAAGCTGGGAAAGGCGGCTTTCCTGCACGTTGTAAAGAAAGGTAGCGGCAAGAGTGACACATTACCAAACCCACTTAAAGCTGACATCCCTAAAGATGAGCTCAGTGGGGGGAAAGGACCATCAAGTAAAGATGATATGTGTGTGGATGCCCTGAGGGGGGACAAAGAGTTGGAGGGAACCACCCCGTCAGGTGCCTTAGAAGCAGACAAGAAAGGGAACAGTGGAAGCTTCTACCTAGAAGAAGAGTTGGACCTGAATGAGTGCAGTCGCTCCATCGAATTGCTGAACGACGCCATCGgcagcatccagcagcagatgatgcagctgtcactgcagcaggagATGTTGATGAAACAGAATGTACAGTCCCCCCCTGgtgcaactccacctcctcctgtcacCAGTGACAAAAACGGTGACTCTAAGGCGGGGGCAAGCTTCCACTTTGTGGAGCACCTCTCCGGCACAAGCACTGCCCCCACCAGGAAACCCCCCAAGCTAAGCTCAGGCCGTGGCTCCAGGTCCAAGCCATCAGAGCTAAAGATAGCCAAGGAGCAGAGCCGACAGGCCTCAAGGACCCTCACCCCCACCCAGAGTGGGTCAGAGACATTACCACACCCAAGACAGTTAGCTGGGGGCAGGTCCCCCAGGACCGAGTACCCCGACAGCCCCAGAAATGCCACAGCAGTAGATACAATCGACAGGCCAGGCTCTGGCCACATTCGGAGCGCCACCTTCCGGCTTCGCGACGAGGCAAATGTGCGACTGCCGACCCGAGTGGACCTGACGGCAGTGGTTGCCTCAGAAGTGTCCTTTGACGAGTGCCTGTCCAGCACCGTGAGAGAGACAGACCTTAATTCTTCAGACGGTTCAGGGAAAGAGAACGTACCATCAGAGGAGGTGCAGCGCAGCAAAACCCACCTGATTGAGGTGGATCTGTCAGAGCTGAAAGCcgctgaggatgaggaggctgctgaggaCAGAACTACAgaaggaggtgatggagagcaGAAGTCAGTCATGGGCTTCTTCTTCAAG GATGAGCAGAAGGCAGAGGATGAGCTTGCTAAGAAGAGAGCAGCGTTcttgctgaagcagcagaagaaagcTGAGGAGGCTCGACTCCGTAAACAACAACTAGAAGCAGAATCAGAGCTCAAACGAGACGAAGCGAG ACGGAAGGCTGAGGAAGAGCGCTTGcgtaaagaagaggagaagacacGGCGGGAGCTGATAAAGCAGGAGTATCTGcggaggaagcagcaggagaTGTTCGAGGAACAAGGCCTCGTCAAGCCCAAAACGCCCAAACcgaagcagaaacacagaccCAAGTCTGTCTTCAGAGAGGAATCCTCCAGCGATAATTTCTCCAAGGGCTCTTCTACAT CTGACAACCTGAGCAACGCCCAATCAGGCTCCAGTCTGTCCCTGGCCTCTGCTGCGACCAACGAGGCCGACAGTGTCAACTCTGGAGGGGCTGGCTCCCAGCG CTGTGACTCTGTGGAGTCGTTTCCAGGCAGTCGTAACAACAGTcgcactgcagagagagactggGACAATGGCTCCACGGCCTCTTCCATCACTTCCATGGCTGAATACACTG GTCCGAAACTATTCAAGGAGCCCAGCGCCAAGTCGAATAAGCCAATCATCCACAATGCAATCTCGCACTGCTGCCTGGCTGGCAAAGTCAACGAGCCACAGAAGAACCAGATCCTAGAG GAGTTGGAGAAGTGCGAGTCCAACCACATGATGATCCTGTTTCGCGACGGCGGCTGCCAGTTCCGGGCTCTCTACTCGTACTTCCCCGAAACCGAAGAGATACAGAAGCTGACAGGCACGGGACCCAAGAGCATCAGCAAGAAGATGATCGACAAGCTCTACAAGTACAGCTCTGACCGAAAGCAGTTCACCGTCATCCCCGCCAAGACTGTGTCGGTCAGCGTGGACGCACTGACCATCCACAACCACCTGTGGCAGGCCAAGAGGAGTGCTGTGCCAAAGAAAAGCTCGAAATAG
- the camsap1b gene encoding calmodulin-regulated spectrin-associated protein 1-B isoform X5: MDVDLCAGGDSTRRKGDLTGVAEGTMDIIPLEMYDSARAKIAANLRWLFAKAYGIDHIPEDLRDPFYTDQYDQEHIKPPVIRLLLSCELYCRVCALILKSEQAASLQSHLSVIQALSRKGIYVVESDDTPVTDGDLACMPIKMSAHMPMIDALMMAYTVEMISIEKVVASVKRFSTFSASKELPFDLEDAMVFWINKVNMKMREITEREHKVKHHPLESPSHQKSPSKWYWKLVPVRYRREHASGRQLPFFPLLEDLMRDVCDGAALLTVVHCYCPDLMKLEDICLKEVPSIADSLYNIQLLREFANEYLNKSFYLTTEDMLYSPLVLKHNVMVFIAELFWWFETVKPEFVQPRDLQEFKDARAIAQPKSARPSVPISNATKRSFLASPGVADNQSSPEVCNSKGGPTFSPSHPLLPLRQRQQKQGEDVAGLRNRSNSLTQMDGQPRGSVLAWPDKRQRPLSTLSPYMFHSATDSDADIASGDSVSLARSISKDSLASNVITVTPKHQTSVHQPPQAAIRKVNGHGLMGNVNIEAEEETLVAVARTDGSVTPKRVEGPQATATVGPKPSSESKPAPDSFYLEPLMPAVLKTAKEKSVCLNKEEESGEGPRSSGRGSLRRGDGSTSAVRRKAPCSLNQTFTPSGEEEDLSEEPPQAQAGFRPIVTSSVDPSSREPAGGFYLHSDSEESKAGQGMDAELEDLDEEEEDLDEAVTTKDPNWPRKAFIEEDEEEESAKLQEDMNVKEHEDKDLNGGSGRSSPCLSAHSQASSMASGSVRMTSFAERKAQQQRFGSNHDLRSSASSSQRTTPDGSESSGPLTSSWKLKRDQSPSSPLGGYSRTGDGNGGASVLASELVQLRMQLEEKRRAIEHQKKKMEVLSARQRQKLGKAAFLHVVKKGSGKSDTLPNPLKADIPKDELSGGKGPSSKDDMCVDALRGDKELEGTTPSGALEADKKGNSGSFYLEEELDLNECSRSIELLNDAIGSIQQQMMQLSLQQEMLMKQNVQSPPGATPPPPVTSDKNGDSKAGASFHFVEHLSGTSTAPTRKPPKLSSGRGSRSKPSELKIAKEQSRQASRTLTPTQSGSETLPHPRQLAGGRSPRTEYPDSPRNATAVDTIDRPGSGHIRSATFRLRDEANVRLPTRVDLTAVVASEVSFDECLSSTVRETDLNSSDGSGKENVPSEEVQRSKTHLIEVDLSELKAAEDEEAAEDRTTEGGDGEQKSVMGFFFKDEQKAEDELAKKRAAFLLKQQKKAEEARLRKQQLEAESELKRDEARRKAEEERLRKEEEKTRRELIKQEYLRRKQQEMFEEQGLVKPKTPKPKQKHRPKSVFREESSSDNFSKGSSTSDNLSNAQSGSSLSLASAATNEADSVNSGGAGSQRCDSVESFPGSRNNSRTAERDWDNGSTASSITSMAEYTGPKLFKEPSAKSNKPIIHNAISHCCLAGKVNEPQKNQILEELEKCESNHMMILFRDGGCQFRALYSYFPETEEIQKLTGTGPKSISKKMIDKLYKYSSDRKQFTVIPAKTVSVSVDALTIHNHLWQAKRSAVPKKSSK, encoded by the exons CAATGGACATCATACCATTGGAGATGTACGACTCCGCCAGAGCAAAAATAGCTGCCAACTTGCGGTGGCTGTTTGCCAAAGCCTATGGCATTG ACCATATTCCAGAGGACTTAAGGGACCCATTCTACACAGACCAGTATGACCAGGAACACATCAAGCCGCCTGTCATCcgcctgctgctgtcctgtgAGCTCTACTGCCGTGTCTGCGCCCTCATCCTCAAGTCAGAGCAGGCAGCGTCTCTTCAGTCCCACCTGTCTGTCATCCAGGCTCTGTCCAGGAAGGGCATATATGTTGTGGAAAGTGACGATACACCCGTCACAGATGGGGACCTGGCCTGTATGCCCATCAAAATG AGTGCTCACATGCCCATGATCGATGCCCTGATGATGGCGTACACAGTGGAGATGATCAGCATCGAGAAAGTGGTGGCTTCTGTCAAGCGCTTCTCCACCTTCAGTGCCTCCAAGGAGCTGCCCTTTGACCTGGAGGATGCTATGGTCTTCTGGATCAACAAG GTGAACATGAAGATGAGGGAGATTACAGAAAGGGAGCACAAAGTCAAGCACCACCCTCTGGAGTCCCCCAGCCACCAAAAG TCTCCCTCCAAATGGTATTGGAAGCTAGTCCCT GTACGGTATCGTCGGGAGCACGCCTCAGGCCGACAGCTGCCCTTCTTTCCGCTGCTGGAAGACCTGATGAGGGATGTTTGTGACGGAGCTGCACTGCTCACAGTGGTCCACTGCTACTGCCCAGACCTCATGAAGCTGGAGG ATATTTGCCTGAAGGAAGTACCCTCCATCGCAGATAGCCTGTACAACATCCAGCTACTGAGAGAGTTCGCCAACGAATATCTGAATAAAAGTTTCTATCTGACAACGGAGGACATGCTGTACTCGCCACTTGTGCTCAAG CACAATGTGATGGTGTTCATTGCTGAACTCTTCTGGTGGTTTGAGACCGTCAAGCcagagtttgtccagcctcGAGATCTCCAAGAGTTTAAAGATG ctcGAGCCATAGCTCAGCCCAAGAGTGCCCGCCCATCAGTGCCTATCTCCAACGCCACCAAGCGCAGCTTCTTGGCCAGCCCTGGTGTGGCTGATAACCAGAGCAGCCCAGAAGTCTGTAACAG tAAAGGGGGTCCAACCTTCAGTCCTTCCCACCCACTCCTGCCCCTTCGACAGAGGCAACAAAAGCAAGGAGAGGATGTTGCAG GTCTCAGAAACCGCTCCAACTCCCTGACTCAGATGGACGGACAGCCCCGAGGCTCTGTTCTTGCATGGCCCGATAAAAGGCAGAG ACCACTGTCCACACTGAGCCCCTACATGTTTCATTCAGCCACAGACAGTGATGCAGACATAGCTTCTGGTGACAGTGTGAGTCTAGCTCGCTCCATAAGTAAGGACAGCCTGGCGTCCAACGTCATTACCGTCACACCCAAACACCAGACCTCTGTCCACCAGCCGCCACAGGCCGCCATACGCAAAGTCAACGGCCACGGCCTCATGGGAAATGTCAACAttgaggcagaggaagaaactCTGGTGGCAGTTGCCAGGACTGATGGTTCTGTCACCCCGAAACGGGTTGAAGGGCCACAAGCAACTGCCACAGTGGGACCCAAACCTTCGTCTGAGTCCAAACCTGCACCAGATAGCTTTTACCTAGAACCACTGATGCCTGCCGTGCTCAAAACGGCTAAAGAGAAGTCTGTATGCCTAAacaaggaggaagaaagtggTGAGGGGCCCCGCTCTTCAGGAAGGGGTTCTCTACGCCGAGGAGATGGATCGACATCGGCCGTTCGTAGGAAAGCGCCCTGCAGCCTGAATCAAACCTTTACCCCttcaggtgaggaggaagactTGTCAGAGGAGCCTCCACAGGCTCAGGCAGGTTTCAGGCCCATTGTCACCAGCAGTGTGGACCCTTCGTCCAGAGAGCCAGCTGGGGGTTTCTACCTGCATTCAGATTCTGAAGAATCAAAGGCTGGCCAGGGCATGGACGCTGAGCTGGAAGAcctggatgaagaggaggaggatctgGATGAAGCTGTTACTACTAAAGACCCCAACTGGCCCAGGAAAGCCTTTattgaggaagatgaagaagaagagtcagCCAAACTCCAAGAGGACATGAATGTGAAAGAGCACGAGGACAAAGACTTGAACGGTGGCAGCGGTCGGTCCAGCCCCTGTCTCAGTGCTCACTCCCAGGCTAGCAGTATGGCCAGTGGCAGTGTGCGCATGACCTCATTTGCTGAGCGCAAAGCCCAGCAGCAGCGCTTCGGCAGCAACCACGACCTTCGCTCCAGTGCCTCCAGCTCCCAAAGGACCACACCAGATGGATCAGAGAGCAGCGGACCTCTGACTTCCTCCTGGAAGCTTAAGAGAGACCAGAGCCCCTCCTCACCCTTGGGAGGATACTCTCGTACAGGTGACGGAAACGGTGGTGCCAGTGTACTGGCCTCTGAACTTGTCCAGCTTCGtatgcagctggaggagaagcgACGTGCCATTGAgcaccagaagaagaaaatggaggTGCTGTCGGCGAGGCAGAGGCAGAAGCTGGGAAAGGCGGCTTTCCTGCACGTTGTAAAGAAAGGTAGCGGCAAGAGTGACACATTACCAAACCCACTTAAAGCTGACATCCCTAAAGATGAGCTCAGTGGGGGGAAAGGACCATCAAGTAAAGATGATATGTGTGTGGATGCCCTGAGGGGGGACAAAGAGTTGGAGGGAACCACCCCGTCAGGTGCCTTAGAAGCAGACAAGAAAGGGAACAGTGGAAGCTTCTACCTAGAAGAAGAGTTGGACCTGAATGAGTGCAGTCGCTCCATCGAATTGCTGAACGACGCCATCGgcagcatccagcagcagatgatgcagctgtcactgcagcaggagATGTTGATGAAACAGAATGTACAGTCCCCCCCTGgtgcaactccacctcctcctgtcacCAGTGACAAAAACGGTGACTCTAAGGCGGGGGCAAGCTTCCACTTTGTGGAGCACCTCTCCGGCACAAGCACTGCCCCCACCAGGAAACCCCCCAAGCTAAGCTCAGGCCGTGGCTCCAGGTCCAAGCCATCAGAGCTAAAGATAGCCAAGGAGCAGAGCCGACAGGCCTCAAGGACCCTCACCCCCACCCAGAGTGGGTCAGAGACATTACCACACCCAAGACAGTTAGCTGGGGGCAGGTCCCCCAGGACCGAGTACCCCGACAGCCCCAGAAATGCCACAGCAGTAGATACAATCGACAGGCCAGGCTCTGGCCACATTCGGAGCGCCACCTTCCGGCTTCGCGACGAGGCAAATGTGCGACTGCCGACCCGAGTGGACCTGACGGCAGTGGTTGCCTCAGAAGTGTCCTTTGACGAGTGCCTGTCCAGCACCGTGAGAGAGACAGACCTTAATTCTTCAGACGGTTCAGGGAAAGAGAACGTACCATCAGAGGAGGTGCAGCGCAGCAAAACCCACCTGATTGAGGTGGATCTGTCAGAGCTGAAAGCcgctgaggatgaggaggctgctgaggaCAGAACTACAgaaggaggtgatggagagcaGAAGTCAGTCATGGGCTTCTTCTTCAAG GATGAGCAGAAGGCAGAGGATGAGCTTGCTAAGAAGAGAGCAGCGTTcttgctgaagcagcagaagaaagcTGAGGAGGCTCGACTCCGTAAACAACAACTAGAAGCAGAATCAGAGCTCAAACGAGACGAAGCGAG ACGGAAGGCTGAGGAAGAGCGCTTGcgtaaagaagaggagaagacacGGCGGGAGCTGATAAAGCAGGAGTATCTGcggaggaagcagcaggagaTGTTCGAGGAACAAGGCCTCGTCAAGCCCAAAACGCCCAAACcgaagcagaaacacagaccCAAGTCTGTCTTCAGAGAGGAATCCTCCAGCGATAATTTCTCCAAGGGCTCTTCTACAT CTGACAACCTGAGCAACGCCCAATCAGGCTCCAGTCTGTCCCTGGCCTCTGCTGCGACCAACGAGGCCGACAGTGTCAACTCTGGAGGGGCTGGCTCCCAGCG CTGTGACTCTGTGGAGTCGTTTCCAGGCAGTCGTAACAACAGTcgcactgcagagagagactggGACAATGGCTCCACGGCCTCTTCCATCACTTCCATGGCTGAATACACTG GTCCGAAACTATTCAAGGAGCCCAGCGCCAAGTCGAATAAGCCAATCATCCACAATGCAATCTCGCACTGCTGCCTGGCTGGCAAAGTCAACGAGCCACAGAAGAACCAGATCCTAGAG GAGTTGGAGAAGTGCGAGTCCAACCACATGATGATCCTGTTTCGCGACGGCGGCTGCCAGTTCCGGGCTCTCTACTCGTACTTCCCCGAAACCGAAGAGATACAGAAGCTGACAGGCACGGGACCCAAGAGCATCAGCAAGAAGATGATCGACAAGCTCTACAAGTACAGCTCTGACCGAAAGCAGTTCACCGTCATCCCCGCCAAGACTGTGTCGGTCAGCGTGGACGCACTGACCATCCACAACCACCTGTGGCAGGCCAAGAGGAGTGCTGTGCCAAAGAAAAGCTCGAAATAG